One segment of Kogia breviceps isolate mKogBre1 chromosome 14, mKogBre1 haplotype 1, whole genome shotgun sequence DNA contains the following:
- the ATP5MF gene encoding ATP synthase subunit f, mitochondrial codes for MASIVPLKEKKLLEVKLGELPSWILMRDFTPKGIAGAFQRGYYRYYNKYVNVKKGSIAGLSMVLAAYVLFNYCRSYSELKHERLRKYH; via the exons TACCACTGAAGGAGAAGAAGCTCCTGGAAGTCAAACTAGGGGAGCTGCCAAGCTGGATACTGATGCGGGATTTCACCCCTAAAGGCATTGCTGGAGCGTTTCAAAGAG GTTACTACCGGTATTACAACAAGTACGTCAACGTGAAGAAAGGGAGCATCGCTGGGCTTTCTATGGTGCTTGCAGCTTACGTGCTTTTCAACTACTGCCGTTCTTACAGCGAACTCA AACACGAGCGGCTACGCAAGTACCACTGA